From Myotis daubentonii chromosome 15, mMyoDau2.1, whole genome shotgun sequence, one genomic window encodes:
- the PSMB10 gene encoding proteasome subunit beta type-10 produces the protein MLQTELEPRGGFSFENCQRNAALERALPELRAPHARKTGTTIAGLVFRDGVILGADTRATNDSVVADKNCEKIHFIAPKIYCCGAGVAADAEMTTRMAASNMELHALSTGREPRVATVTRFLRQKLFRYQGHIGASLVVGGVDVTGPQLYSVHPHGSYSRLPFTALGSGQDAALAVLEDRFQPNMTLEAAQGLLVEAITAGILGDLGSGGSVDACVIMGTGAKMLRTLSSPTKPIERHTQYHFAPGTTAVLSETVKPLPLELVEETVQTMEVE, from the exons ATGCTGCAAACAGAGCTAGAACCCCGAGGGGGCTTCTCCTTCGAGAACTGCCAGAG AAACGCAGCCTTGGAACGCGCCCTCCCGGAACTGCGGGCCCCTCATGCCCGCAAGACCGGGACCACCATCGCGGGCCTTGTGTTCCGA gaCGGGGTCATCCTGGGCGCGGACACGCGGGCCACTAACGATTCGGTCGTGGCGGACAAGAACTGCGAGAAGATCCACTTCATCGCGCCCAAAATCTA CTGCTGTGGGGCTGGAGTAGCCGCGGACGCCGAGATGACCACGCGGATGGCGGCGTCCAACATGGAGCTACACGCGCTGTCCACGGGCCGCGAGCCCCGCGTGGCCACGGTCACCCGCTTTCTGCGCCAGAAGCTTTTCCG GTACCAGGGCCACATCGGTGCGTCGCTGGTCGTGGGCGGCGTAGACGTGACCGGACCGCAGCTCTACAGCGTGCACCCCCACGGCTCCTACAGCCGTCTGCCCTTCACGGCCCTGG GCTCCGGCCAGGACGCGGCCCTGGCGGTGCTGGAGGACCGGTTCCAGCCGAACATGACG CTGGAGGCCGCGCAGGGGCTGCTGGTGGAAGCCATCACTGCAGGAATCCTGGGTGACCTGGGCTCCGGGGGCAGTGTGGATGCATGTGTGATCATGGGAACCGGCGCCAAGATGCTGCGAACACTGAGCTCACCCACAAAGCCCATAGAGAG GCACACCCAGTACCACTTTGCCCCTGGGACCACAGCTGTCCTGTCTGAGACAGTGAAGCCACTGCCCCTGGAGCTGGTGGAGGAAACCGTGCAGACCATGGAAGTGGAGTGA
- the CTRL gene encoding chymotrypsin-like protease CTRL-1 produces the protein MLLLSLTLTLTLLGSSWGCGIPAIRPALNFNQRIVNGENAVPGSWPWQVSLQDKNGFHFCGGSLISPSWVVTAAHCNVSPGRHVVVLGEYDRSSNSEPLQVMSISRAITHPYWNPTTFNNDVTLLKLASPAKYTARISPVCLASPNEVLPTGITCVTTGWGRLSGTGNVTPARLQQVALPLVTVRQCQQYWGSRITDSMICAGGSGASSCQGDSGGPLVCQKGNTWVLTGIVSWGTSNCNVRAPAMYTRVSKFSTWINQVTAQN, from the exons ATGCTGCTGCTCAGTCTGACCCTTACCCTGACCCTGCTCGGCTCCTCATGGG GCTGTGGCATTCCTGCCATCAGACCGGCACTGAACTTCAACCAGAGAATTGTCAACGGGGAGAATGCAGtgccaggctcctggccctggcagGTGTCCCTGCAG GATAAGAACGGCTTCCACTTCTGCGGTGGTTCCCTCATCAGCCCGTCCTGGGTggtcactgctgcccactgcaaTGTCAG CCCTGGCCGTCATGTTGTTGTCCTGGGCGAGTACGACCGATCATCCAACTCTGAGCCTTTGCAAGTTATGTCCATCTCGCGG GCCATCACACATCCATATTGGAACCCCACCACCTTCAACAATGACGTGACACTACTGAAGCTTGCCTCCCCAGCCAAGTACACAGCACGCATCTCACCAGTTTGCCTGGCTTCCCCAAATGAGGTGTTGCCTACAGGCATCACGTGTGTTACCACTGGCTGGGGCCGCCTCAGTGGCACAG GCAATGTGACCCCAGCACGCCTGCAGCAGGTGGCCTTGCCGCTGGTCACTGTGAGACAGTGCCAGCAGTATTGGGGCTCACGTATCACCGACTCCATGATCTGTGCAGGTGGCTCAGGGGCCTCCTCATGTCAG gGTGACTCCGGAGGCCCTCTTGTCTGCCAGAAGGGGAACACATGGGTGCTTACAGGCATTGTCTCCTGGGGCACCAGCAACTGCAATGTGCGCGCACCTGCCATGTACACTCGGGTGAGCAAGTTCAGCACCTGGATCAACCAGGTCACAGCCCAAAACTGA
- the PSKH1 gene encoding serine/threonine-protein kinase H1 isoform X1: MGCGTSKVLPEPPKDVQLDLVKKVEPFSGTKSDVYKHFITEVDSVGPLKAGIPAASQCANPCPGAPTTGYTEPPSEPPRKARVAKYRAKFDPRVTAKYDIKALIGRGSFSRVVRVEHRATRQPYAIKMIETKYREGREVCESELRVLRRVRHANIIQLVEVFETQERVYMVMELATGGELFDRIIAKGSFTERDATRVLQMVLDGVRYLHALGITHRDLKPENLLYYHPGTDSKIIITDFGLASARKKGDDCLMKTTCGTPEYIAPEVLVRKPYTNSVDMWALGVIAYILLSGTMPFEDDNRTRLYRQILRGKYSYSGEPWPSVSNLAKDFIDRLLTVDPGARMTALQALRHPWVVSMAASSSMKNLHRSISQNLLKRASSRCQSTKSAQSTRSSRSTRSNKSRRVRERELRELNLRYQQQYNG; the protein is encoded by the exons ATGGGCTGTGGGACAAGCAAGGTCCTTCCCGAGCCgcccaaggatgtccagctgGATCTGGTCAAGAAGGTGGAGCCCTTCAGTGGCACTAAGAGCGATGTGTATAAGCACTTCATCACAGAGGTGGACAGTGTTGGCCCTCTCAAAGCTGGGATCCCAGCAGCCAGTCAGTGTGCCAACCCCTGCCCGGGCGCCCCCACTACCGGCTACACAGAGCCTCCTTCAGAACCACCACGCAAGGCCAGGGTGGCTAAGTACAGGGCCAAGTTCGACCCGCGTGTGACGGCCAAGTATGACATCAAAGCCCTGATTGGCCGAGGCAGCTTCAGCCGAGTGGTACGCGTGGAACACCGGGCAACCCGGCAACCATATGCCATCAAGATGATTGAGACCAAGTACCGGGAGGGGCGGGAGGTGTGTGAGTCGGAGCTGCGTGTGCTGCGCCGGGTGCGCCACGCCAACATCATCCAGCTGGTGGAGGTGTTTGAGACTCAGGAGCGTGTGTACATGGTGATGGAGCTGGCTACGGGTGGAGAGCTCTTTGACCGCATCATTGCCAAGGGTTCTTTCACTGAGCGTGACGCCACACGGGTGCTGCAAATGGTGCTGGATGGCGTCCGGTATCTGCACGCGCTGGGCATCACACACCGAGACCTCAAGCCTGAGAATCTGCTCTACTACCACCCAGGCACTGATTCCAAGATCATCATCACCGACTTTGGCCTGGCCAGTGCTCGCAAGAAAGGTGACGACTGCCTGATGAAGACTACCTGTGGCACACCTGAGTACATTGCCCCTGAGGTCCTGGTTCGAAAGCCCTACACCAACTCAGTGGACATGTGGGCACTGGGTGTCATTGCCTACATCCTGCTCAGTGGCACCATGCCCTTTGAAGATGATAACCGCACCCGGCTGTACCGGCAGATCCTCAGGGGCAAGTACAGTTACTCGGGGGAG CCCTGGCCCAGTGTATCCAACCTGGCCAAAGACTTCATTGACCGCCTGCTGACAGTGGACCCTGGCGCCCGTATGACTGCACTGCAGGCCCTGAGGCACCCGTGGGTGGTGAGCATGGCAGCCTCTTCGTCCATGAAGAATCTGCACCGCTCCATCTCCCAGAACCTCCTCAAACGCGCCTCTTCACGCTGCCAGAGCACCAAATCTGCCCAGTCTACACGTTCTAGCCGCTCTACACGCTCCAACAAGTCACGCCGTGTGCGAGAGCGGGAGTTGCGGGAGCTCAACCTGCGCTACCAGCAGCAGTACAATGGCTGA
- the PSKH1 gene encoding serine/threonine-protein kinase H1 isoform X2 — protein sequence MGCGTSKVLPEPPKDVQLDLVKKVEPFSGTKSDVYKHFITEVDSVGPLKAGIPAASQCANPCPGAPTTGYTEPPSEPPRKARVAKYRAKFDPRVTAKYDIKALIGRGSFSRVVRVEHRATRQPYAIKMIETKYREGREVCESELRVLRRVRHANIIQLVEVFETQERVYMVMELATGGELFDRIIAKGSFTERDATRVLQMVLDGVRYLHALGITHRDLKPENLLYYHPGTDSKIIITDFGLASARKKGDDCLMKTTCGTPEYIAPEVLVRKPYTNSVDMWALGVIAYILLSGTMPFEDDNRTRLYRQILRGKYSYSGEALLPNVLLFSAALPPPTPCWIPGWGKPRHCNALAQCIQPGQRLH from the exons ATGGGCTGTGGGACAAGCAAGGTCCTTCCCGAGCCgcccaaggatgtccagctgGATCTGGTCAAGAAGGTGGAGCCCTTCAGTGGCACTAAGAGCGATGTGTATAAGCACTTCATCACAGAGGTGGACAGTGTTGGCCCTCTCAAAGCTGGGATCCCAGCAGCCAGTCAGTGTGCCAACCCCTGCCCGGGCGCCCCCACTACCGGCTACACAGAGCCTCCTTCAGAACCACCACGCAAGGCCAGGGTGGCTAAGTACAGGGCCAAGTTCGACCCGCGTGTGACGGCCAAGTATGACATCAAAGCCCTGATTGGCCGAGGCAGCTTCAGCCGAGTGGTACGCGTGGAACACCGGGCAACCCGGCAACCATATGCCATCAAGATGATTGAGACCAAGTACCGGGAGGGGCGGGAGGTGTGTGAGTCGGAGCTGCGTGTGCTGCGCCGGGTGCGCCACGCCAACATCATCCAGCTGGTGGAGGTGTTTGAGACTCAGGAGCGTGTGTACATGGTGATGGAGCTGGCTACGGGTGGAGAGCTCTTTGACCGCATCATTGCCAAGGGTTCTTTCACTGAGCGTGACGCCACACGGGTGCTGCAAATGGTGCTGGATGGCGTCCGGTATCTGCACGCGCTGGGCATCACACACCGAGACCTCAAGCCTGAGAATCTGCTCTACTACCACCCAGGCACTGATTCCAAGATCATCATCACCGACTTTGGCCTGGCCAGTGCTCGCAAGAAAGGTGACGACTGCCTGATGAAGACTACCTGTGGCACACCTGAGTACATTGCCCCTGAGGTCCTGGTTCGAAAGCCCTACACCAACTCAGTGGACATGTGGGCACTGGGTGTCATTGCCTACATCCTGCTCAGTGGCACCATGCCCTTTGAAGATGATAACCGCACCCGGCTGTACCGGCAGATCCTCAGGGGCAAGTACAGTTACTCGGGGGAG GCTCTCCTCCCCAATGTCCTTCTCTTTTCTgctgctctgcccccacccaccccctgctggATCCCAGGGTGGGGGAAGCCCAGGCACTGCAATG CCCTGGCCCAGTGTATCCAACCTGGCCAAAGACTTCATTGA